ATCCCCAGTCTTCACGACCAGTGGCTGCGTGCCAGGGTAACAACGAGCGTTCATCGTCAACACGTTGAAGTCGCTCATGGCGTTGGGATCAGGGCGCTTGCGCCCAGGCTTGATCGCCCACTCCGAGAGCATGATGGCGAAGTCTCTATCCACGCGGTAACCTGTGCTTGGCTTGCGAGGGTGTACGACGATCATGCCGATCATGCCCATCGCCATCTGGGTCATCTCGTCGTGGTGAGAGTGGTACATGAAGGTGCCGTGCTGACGGAACGTCCACTCGTAGCGGAACGTCTCCCCCGGCTTGATCGCCGCCTGATTCAGCCCACCGACTCCATCCATGCCATTCGGCAAATACACACCGTGCCAGTGCACCGTGGTCGGGGCCGATAGGCGATTGGTGACGTAGATGCGCACCCGGTCGCCTTCCACCGCCTCGATCGTCGGCCCGTGCACGCGACCGTTGTAGCCCCAGCACTTCGCCTTCAGCCCCGGCGCGAACTCGTGCTCGACTTCCTCGGCGATCAGGTGGAAGACCTTCACACCGTCCACGATGGTCCACGGCAGCGCCGCGCCGTTCGGTGTGATGACTGGCTTGTAGTCCTTGCCTGGCTGCCCCGGAGCTTGCGCTTGCTCCGGGCCGCCACTGTAGGACCGCTCCCAGCCTCCGCCGCGTGCATCGAGCTGCGATGCCTTGCTGGCGCGACTCACAAGGGCTGCGCCCCCCAGGGCGGCAGCGCCACTGACGAGGAGTTTTCGTCGACTGACCATGCACGCTTCCTCGTCAGATCCGGCGCCGCCGTCAACTAGCGACATTGCCACGCTGAGGCGTCGATCCCGCAGCGATCGTGCTGATCCGCAGCAAACTCAGCCCAAAACCAACCCTGGACCAAACCACAGACCTTGGCTCCGTTTTCTGCCAACCCTGTTGTTTCATACGGGCTCCTCCAGGCATTGTCAGGCCGCATTGCTGATGCATGCTGAGCGGCGTCCCGCAGGTCGTGCGCGAACCCGCACAGGACCAACAGAGAAATCCCGCCGGCAATCCGGCGCGAATTTCGCAGGTGGATCCGTGGAAATGAACGCCAAGCACTCGTGTTGTCACTCACCCCCTGCCCTCGAGCCCGAGGCGCCCCCGAAGCCGTGCTGCAAGAGTAAGCACAACACACGCTCCGCGGAGCCGTTGGTCGAGGCCGAAGCGCCGCACCAGAGCGAGCACACCCCAGCTTGCGAGCACCACGCCAAGAAGGCGGAAGCGCATCAGCACCACGGGCCGGCCTGCCACGCGGACCGAGCCCTGGTGTC
This Polyangiaceae bacterium DNA region includes the following protein-coding sequences:
- a CDS encoding copper oxidase, with the translated sequence MVSRRKLLVSGAAALGGAALVSRASKASQLDARGGGWERSYSGGPEQAQAPGQPGKDYKPVITPNGAALPWTIVDGVKVFHLIAEEVEHEFAPGLKAKCWGYNGRVHGPTIEAVEGDRVRIYVTNRLSAPTTVHWHGVYLPNGMDGVGGLNQAAIKPGETFRYEWTFRQHGTFMYHSHHDEMTQMAMGMIGMIVVHPRKPSTGYRVDRDFAIMLSEWAIKPGRKRPDPNAMSDFNVLTMNARCYPGTQPLVVKTGDRVRIRFGNLSAMDHHPIHLHGFHFKVVATDGGQIPVEAQTPQTTVLVPTGATRDVEFIADAPGDWAMHCHMTHHVMNQMGHGVPSLVGVKKGDLDKRAGKVSPGYMTMGQDGMGDMGTMGMPVPKNSIPMVGGKGPYDYITMGGMFTILKVRDDLASYDKDPGWYVLPAGTQARPASLDELRRDGIKK